From the Pseudomonas sp. SORT22 genome, one window contains:
- a CDS encoding ABC transporter permease: MGCAFVLVILALLIHWIGIDTIAHYRADLWFYLQAHLMLVLLSMVAALAVGIPAGIALSRPHRVDRAERFMQFFNIGNTIPPLAVLAIALSFLGIGAGPAIFALFLASLLPIVRNTYEGLKNVPASLKEAATGIGMTPGQTLWRVELPNAVPIIVGGVRVALAINVGTAPLSFLIGANSLGSLIFPGIALNNQPQLLLGAACTALLALLLDALVAQSSRRWLERGLAH, encoded by the coding sequence ATGGGATGTGCCTTCGTGCTCGTCATCCTGGCCCTGCTGATCCACTGGATCGGCATCGATACGATCGCGCACTACCGCGCCGATTTGTGGTTCTACCTGCAAGCGCACCTGATGCTGGTGTTGCTGTCGATGGTGGCGGCGTTAGCCGTGGGCATACCCGCCGGGATTGCCTTGAGTCGACCGCACCGGGTCGACCGCGCCGAACGCTTCATGCAGTTTTTCAACATTGGCAACACCATTCCCCCTCTGGCCGTTCTGGCCATTGCCCTGAGTTTCCTGGGCATTGGCGCCGGTCCCGCGATCTTCGCGCTGTTCCTCGCTTCCCTCCTGCCAATCGTGCGTAACACTTACGAAGGCCTGAAAAACGTACCCGCCTCGCTCAAGGAAGCCGCCACCGGCATCGGCATGACCCCGGGCCAGACCCTCTGGCGTGTCGAGTTGCCCAACGCCGTGCCGATCATCGTCGGCGGTGTGCGGGTGGCCCTGGCGATCAACGTCGGTACCGCACCGCTGTCGTTCCTGATCGGCGCCAACAGCCTGGGCAGCCTGATTTTCCCCGGCATTGCCCTGAACAATCAGCCGCAACTGCTGCTTGGCGCTGCCTGCACCGCCCTGCTCGCCCTGCTGCTCGACGCCCTGGTGGCGCAGTCCAGCCGCCGTTGGCTTGAACGCGGCCTGGCCCACTAA
- a CDS encoding glycine betaine ABC transporter substrate-binding protein, translating to MKRIALLLGAALLFAGFAQAANKPVIRLGARVFTEQTVLAEITAQYLNQHGFDVRITGGLGSNLARSAHETGQLDMVWEYTGVSLVSYNHIDERMPSAAATYARVKELDAQKDLIWLTPSKFSNTYALALPRKVADQYPQVNSISELNQVLRDEKDRTHVVALDTEFANRPDGLVGLTETYDLQLTRRDIRQMDAGLVYTALRNGQVFSGLVYTTDGRLSAFDLKLLEDDKHYFPDYTAAPVVRKAVLDANPQLASLLKPLAEQLDDETMRQLNAKVDVEHQSPGKVAAEYLRQHPPAQEQP from the coding sequence ATGAAAAGAATCGCCTTGTTGTTGGGCGCGGCCCTGCTGTTCGCAGGATTTGCCCAGGCCGCGAACAAACCTGTGATCCGCCTCGGTGCGCGGGTCTTCACCGAGCAAACGGTACTGGCTGAAATCACCGCCCAGTACCTCAACCAGCATGGTTTTGACGTGCGCATCACCGGCGGCCTGGGCAGCAACCTGGCCCGCAGCGCCCACGAAACCGGGCAGCTGGACATGGTCTGGGAATACACCGGTGTTTCGCTGGTATCCTACAACCATATCGACGAACGCATGCCCAGCGCAGCGGCCACCTACGCCAGGGTCAAGGAGCTGGATGCGCAAAAAGACCTGATCTGGCTGACACCGTCGAAGTTCAGCAACACCTACGCCCTGGCGCTGCCGCGCAAGGTTGCCGACCAGTACCCGCAGGTCAACAGCATCAGTGAGCTGAACCAGGTGCTGCGCGACGAGAAGGACCGCACCCACGTGGTGGCCCTGGACACCGAGTTCGCCAACCGCCCCGACGGCCTGGTGGGCCTGACCGAAACCTACGACCTGCAACTGACCCGCCGCGACATCCGCCAGATGGACGCCGGCCTGGTCTACACCGCGCTGCGCAACGGCCAGGTGTTCAGTGGCCTGGTGTACACCACCGACGGGCGCCTGAGCGCCTTCGACCTCAAGCTGCTGGAAGACGACAAGCACTACTTCCCCGACTACACCGCAGCCCCGGTAGTGCGCAAGGCCGTGCTCGACGCCAACCCGCAACTGGCCAGCCTGCTCAAACCGCTGGCCGAGCAGCTCGACGACGAGACCATGCGCCAGCTCAACGCCAAGGTCGATGTCGAACACCAGAGCCCGGGCAAAGTCGCCGCCGAGTACCTGCGCCAGCATCCACCTGCACAGGAGCAGCCATAA
- a CDS encoding ABC transporter permease codes for MLDTFTHLDWAQVLHLTWQHITLVGIAVSLAIVFGVPLGILMTRFPALAGPLQASATVLLTIPSIALFGLLLPFYSKFGQGLGPLPAITAVFLYSLLPILRNTYLALTNVEPGIREAARGIGMTFGQRLRMVELPIAVPVILAGVRTAVVMNIGVMTIAATIGAGGLGVLILTSISRSDMSMLLVGAVLVSLLAIFADLLLQALQRSLTPKGLRP; via the coding sequence ATGCTCGATACCTTTACCCACCTCGACTGGGCCCAGGTACTGCACCTGACCTGGCAGCACATCACCCTGGTCGGCATCGCCGTCAGCCTGGCGATTGTCTTCGGCGTACCGCTGGGCATCCTCATGACCCGCTTCCCGGCCCTCGCCGGCCCCCTGCAGGCCAGCGCCACGGTGCTGCTGACCATCCCCTCGATCGCCCTGTTCGGCCTGTTGCTGCCGTTCTACTCCAAGTTCGGCCAGGGCCTGGGGCCGCTGCCGGCGATCACCGCGGTGTTCCTCTATTCGCTGTTGCCGATCCTGCGCAACACCTACCTGGCCCTGACCAATGTCGAACCGGGTATTCGTGAAGCCGCCCGCGGCATCGGCATGACCTTCGGCCAGCGCCTGCGCATGGTCGAGCTGCCCATCGCCGTACCGGTAATCCTTGCCGGGGTGCGCACCGCCGTGGTCATGAACATCGGCGTCATGACCATCGCCGCGACCATCGGCGCTGGTGGCCTGGGCGTGCTCATCCTCACCTCCATCAGCCGCAGCGACATGTCGATGCTGCTGGTCGGCGCCGTGCTGGTGAGCCTCCTGGCCATCTTCGCCGACCTGCTGCTGCAAGCCCTGCAACGCTCCCTGACTCCAAAAGGACTGCGCCCATGA
- a CDS encoding ABC transporter ATP-binding protein — protein MIELQNLSKTFHANGKDVKAVDSVSLTVNEGEICVFLGPSGCGKSTTLKMINRLIAPTSGKVLINGEDTTGLDEVTLRRRIGYVIQQIGLFPNMTIEENITVVPRLLGWDKQKCHERARELMSMIKLEPKQYLQRYPRELSGGQQQRIGVIRALAAEAPLLLMDEPFGAVDPINREMIQNEFFEMQRALNKTVIMVSHDIDEAIKLGDKIAIFRAGKLIQIDHPDTLLAHPADDFVSNFVGQDSTLKRLLLVRAEDAADNAPSVSPETPVADALELMDEHDRRYVVVTDGQNKAMGYVRRRDLHRQQGSCVDFLRTFNATASHDEHLRILLSRMYEFNRSWLPVLDAEQVFLGEVTQESIAAYLSSGRSRGGKTSIVSPAEAVA, from the coding sequence ATGATCGAACTTCAGAACCTCAGCAAGACCTTCCACGCCAACGGCAAAGACGTCAAAGCCGTCGACTCGGTCAGCCTGACCGTCAACGAAGGCGAGATCTGCGTGTTCCTCGGCCCCTCCGGTTGCGGCAAGAGCACCACGCTGAAAATGATCAACCGCTTGATTGCGCCGACCTCGGGCAAGGTGCTGATCAACGGCGAAGACACCACCGGCCTTGATGAAGTGACCCTGCGCCGGCGCATCGGCTACGTTATCCAGCAAATCGGTCTGTTCCCCAACATGACCATCGAGGAGAACATCACCGTGGTCCCGCGCCTGCTCGGCTGGGACAAGCAAAAATGCCACGAGCGCGCCCGCGAGTTGATGAGCATGATCAAGCTCGAGCCCAAGCAATACCTGCAACGCTACCCGCGTGAGTTGTCCGGTGGCCAGCAACAGCGTATCGGCGTGATCCGCGCCCTGGCCGCCGAAGCGCCCTTGCTGCTGATGGACGAGCCGTTCGGTGCGGTCGACCCGATCAACCGCGAGATGATCCAGAACGAGTTCTTCGAGATGCAGCGGGCGCTGAACAAGACCGTGATCATGGTCAGCCACGACATCGACGAGGCGATCAAGCTGGGTGACAAAATTGCGATTTTCCGTGCCGGCAAGCTGATCCAGATCGACCACCCGGACACCCTGCTGGCGCACCCTGCCGACGACTTCGTCAGCAACTTCGTTGGCCAGGACAGCACCCTCAAGCGCCTGTTGCTGGTGCGTGCCGAAGACGCCGCCGACAACGCGCCGTCGGTCAGCCCGGAAACGCCAGTGGCCGACGCCCTGGAGCTGATGGACGAACATGACCGCCGCTACGTGGTGGTCACCGATGGGCAGAACAAGGCCATGGGTTACGTGCGTCGTCGCGACCTGCATCGCCAGCAAGGCAGCTGCGTTGATTTTCTGCGCACCTTCAACGCCACCGCCTCGCACGATGAGCACCTGCGCATCCTGCTGTCGCGGATGTACGAGTTCAATCGCTCATGGTTGCCGGTGCTGGACGCCGAGCAGGTGTTCCTCGGCGAAGTGACCCAGGAATCGATCGCCGCTTACCTGAGCTCGGGGCGGTCGCGGGGGGGCAAGACCAGCATTGTGTCGCCGGCTGAAGCGGTCGCGTAA